One Elaeis guineensis isolate ETL-2024a chromosome 10, EG11, whole genome shotgun sequence genomic window carries:
- the LOC114913719 gene encoding rust resistance kinase Lr10-like — translation MLSNFLLLLFLLAHNLYLSAAPFIGYGALESDDGLYCSDSMVYCGGPSMKDLYPFMRVDLLNGSCYPQITCSQNHVVMKIGSLEYRINSIDYENQTLVLAGADFFLPYDPDLCGSSSSFTYFQDVEPFFSYTEHNQLVLLLDNCSVDRQPVFDGVHQVLCSSGSAGQYYYTAVDHGLFGSECASVSYAVVNQMSLDLLINREEDGEGWLLEALKQGFEVTWTARERMGCDACVQSGGLCRNYSFLDDMVFCHCLNGFTYLHICPVQRGHESKIPARYITIGGILSTGIFLFVCLLSLYFCCNRQLNISIFHGKNGSRKDPKLEAFIEMFKHLAPTRYSYSNVEKMTSCFSHRIGQGGYGGVYKGKLENGCPVAVKVLNSSKGNGKEFFSEVISIGCTYHINIVSLLGFCMEGSKRILIYEFMANGSLEKFIYTEKQAIPSLKWEKLLEIAIGIARGLEYLHHGCNIGILHFDIKPHNILLDDDMHPKISDFGLAKLCRSAESIISMVGARGTIGYIAPEVFLKNSGGVSSKSDVYSYGMLVLEMVGGRRNLEVQVDNTSEIYFPHWIYKHLNLDGNLKTFRTMTEVEEEISRRMILVGLWCIQIKPTDRPSMSKVLDMLEGRIIHLQIPPMPDLSSSSRPAEHSQTNHSNEIISVVTS, via the exons ATGCTCTCTAATTTTCTTCTCCTGCTCTTCTTGCTCGCCCATAACCTCTACCTCTCAGCTGCTCCCTTCATTGGCTACGGAGCATTGGAATCTGACGATGGACTCTATTGCAGTGATTCCATGGTATATTGTGGAGGGCCGTCTATGAAGGACCTCTATCCTTTCATGCGAGTTGACCTTCTCAACGGATCTTGTTATCCTCAAATCACTTGTTCACAAAATCACGTTGTTATGAAGATCGGCTCGCTTGAATATCGGATCAATAGCATCGATTACGAGAACCAAACTCTTGTGTTGGCCGGTGCTGATTTTTTCTTGCCCTACGACCCAGATTTATGCGGTTCTTCCTCAAGTTTTACTTACTTTCAGGATGTTGAGCCTTTTTTCAGCTATACCGAGCATAATCAACTGGTTTTGCTTCTCGACAATTGCTCAGTTGATCGGCAGCCGGTCTTTGATGGTGTCCATCAGGTCCTTTGCTCCAGCGGTAGTGCTGGCCAATATTATTACACTGCCGTGGATCACGGTCTCTTCGGGTCAGAATGCGCATCGGTTAGCTACGCTGTTGTGAATCAGATGAGTTTGGACCTACTGATCAACAGGGAGGAAGATGGTGAGGGATGGCTTCTGGAGGCCCTGAAGCAGGGATTTGAGGTGACATGGACGGcacgagaaagaatgggatgcgACGCGTGCGTCCAATCTGGTGGACTATGTAGGAATTACTCGTTCCTGGATGACATGGTCTTCTGTCATTGCCTGAATGGCTTTACTTATCTTCACATTTGTCCGGTTCAAAGAG GTCATGAGAGCAAGATTCCGGCAAGATACATCACAATAG GTGGAATTTTGTCTACCGGAATCTTTCTATTTGTATGTCTCCTCTCACTTTATTTCTGTTGCAATAGACAATTGAACATTTCAATCTTTCATGGGAAGAATGGATCAAGAAAAGATCCAAAGCTAGAGGCCTTCATTGAGATGTTCAAGCACTTGGCTCCAACGAGATATAGCTACTCCAATGTGGAGAAGATGACCTCTTGCTTCAGTCACAGAATAGGTCAAGGTGGTTATGGTGGCGTGTACAAAGGGAAGCTTGAAAATGGCTGTCCGGTGGCAGTGAAGGTCTTAAATAGTTCTAAAGGCAATGGCAAAGAATTCTTCAGCGAGGTTATCAGTATTGGTTGCACCTACCATATTAACATCGTGAGCTTGCTAGGCTTTTGTATGGAAGGGTCCAAAAGAATTCTTATATATGAGTTCATGGCCAATGGATCACTTGAAAAGTTCATTTACACTGAGAAACAAGCAATACCAAGTCTGAAATGGGAGAAGCTATTGGAGATTGCAATTGGCATTGCACGGGGCTTAGAGTACCTCCACCATGGCTGCAATATCGGAATTCTACATTTTGACATTAAGCCACATAACATACTACTAGATGATGATATGCATCCAAAAATATCTGACTTTGGGCTAGCCAAATTGTGCCGCTCGGCGGAGAGCATCATATCAATGGTGGGAGCTCGAGGGACTATAGGATACATTGCCCCTGAGGTCTTCTTGAAGAACTCTGGAGGGGTGTCTAGCAAATCTGATGTTTATAGTTACGGTATGCTAGTGCTTGAAATGGTTGGGGGAAGAAGAAATCTTGAAGTTCAAGTAGACAACACCAGTGAGATCTACTTCCCACATTGGATTTACAAGCATCTCAACTTGGATGGAAATTTGAAGACTTTCAGGACCATGACCGAAGTGGAAGAAGAGATTTCTAGAAGGATGATTCTAGTTGGTTTATGGTGCATCCAGATTAAGCCAACCGATCGACCATCGATGAGTAAGGTTCTAGATATGTTAGAAGGAAGGATTATACATTTGCAAATTCCACCCATGCCAGATCTATCTTCCTCCTCAAGACCAGCGGAGCATTCTCAGACAAATCATTCCAATGAAATAATATCAGTAGTCACTTCTTAG